In a single window of the Microbacterium sp. SL75 genome:
- a CDS encoding efflux RND transporter permease subunit, translated as MSSLTRLSLANRLLVVLVSIFIVAAGLIAASGLRQELLPSLQPPTASVVATYAGASSASVEKEVTVPLEDAVKAVPGVDRVTSTTGGGVSRVSVEWPYGLDAEKVVQDLRSAVGAAQAALPRDVVTEVYAGSTDDLPAVQVAVTSAGDAALLGDEVQRVLVPALRAVDGVREVTVTGVDEERLVVTMRPSDATAKDVTASQVQDVLAASLSVTAAGTSREGDTALAVEVGSVPTSTDQVAALVIPGENGPVSVGEVADVALESAPETSLARVDGVPAVTISVTKTPQAGVVEVSHEVARVLDDRRDALGSDVAFTTIFDQAPYIEQSIHDLSTEGALGLAFAIGVILLFLLSVRATIITAISIPLSLLIAMIGLAVGGFSLSILTLAALTIAVGRVVDDSIVVIENIARHRETGVSTDPGIVQAVREVAGAITASTLTTVAVFAPIAFVPGITGELFRPFAVTVTIALLASLLVSLTVVPVLASWVMRRPPRPLSPERFAALQRRRRQREDREAERRRQVVERENERRRRRGVPGIVAGQGTEPLDRLQAAYVPLLHLALRRPAGTLAVAVVVFVLTVVASGALRESFFDDDGQRTVSVTQAMPPGLSLPAASERAAQIEEILDADDDVATALTNVTEKSVTHTVILNDDADPQIAVARLRAELSSVQGVGQIAVHGTSSTGNSDLTVTVSGASEKSLAAGAEQVRAALAELRDLEGLRTDAVADEPILAVSVDQRRAAQYGFTQAEVGRAIHDSLRGASVGTVELDGHRHEVVLRGQANDATPAQIAGFELPVSALQQATAQKRASDALVVAQNAEQAAAEARQDESLSDQLAETRSARSSAQTQLADLVAQLNTLLTASPPPASTTPPADPAPDPAAAAQQAAAAQASVDALADSLGEAQRHEQIAQLQQSIAQVRASIAQLGTQIDGLIETRDETVAQRARAAALADQQKALADVRATPIEVGDIATVATSTGPSSITRTDGMRAITLTATPTGGDPGGVLLNVEAALGLVELPDGVTVSLGGGATEQDASLAHLALAMLAAIAIVFLIMAATFRSLAQSLILLVSIPFAATGAIALMLATDTPLGIPAMIGMLMLVGIVVTNAIVLVDLVNGRRAAGHDLLSAVIDGARLRLRPILMTAAATVLALVPMALGFTGGGVFVSRALAIVVIGGLISSTLLTLVLVPVLYLLVERRKERRAQQRRAREGSTAPAADGA; from the coding sequence GTGTCTTCGCTGACGAGGCTGAGCCTCGCCAACCGTCTCCTCGTCGTCCTCGTCTCGATCTTCATCGTCGCCGCGGGGCTGATCGCCGCGTCCGGGCTCCGGCAGGAACTCCTCCCCTCGCTTCAGCCGCCCACCGCGTCGGTCGTCGCGACCTACGCGGGAGCCTCGTCGGCCTCGGTCGAGAAAGAGGTGACGGTTCCCCTCGAAGACGCGGTGAAGGCCGTGCCGGGCGTCGACCGGGTCACCTCGACCACGGGTGGCGGCGTCTCGAGAGTGAGCGTCGAGTGGCCGTACGGATTGGATGCCGAGAAGGTGGTGCAAGACCTGCGGTCGGCGGTCGGTGCGGCCCAGGCCGCCCTCCCGAGGGACGTGGTCACCGAGGTGTACGCCGGGTCGACCGACGACCTTCCCGCCGTGCAGGTGGCCGTGACGTCGGCCGGCGACGCCGCGTTGCTGGGCGATGAGGTGCAGCGAGTGCTGGTGCCCGCCCTCAGGGCCGTCGACGGCGTGCGCGAGGTGACGGTGACCGGCGTCGACGAGGAGCGTCTCGTGGTGACGATGCGTCCGTCCGACGCCACCGCCAAGGACGTCACGGCCTCGCAGGTGCAGGACGTGCTGGCCGCGTCGCTCTCGGTAACAGCGGCCGGAACCAGCCGTGAGGGCGACACCGCCCTCGCGGTGGAGGTCGGTAGCGTTCCGACCTCCACCGATCAGGTGGCGGCACTGGTGATTCCGGGTGAGAACGGCCCCGTATCGGTCGGCGAGGTGGCCGACGTCGCGCTCGAGAGCGCACCCGAGACCTCGCTCGCGCGCGTCGACGGCGTGCCCGCGGTGACGATCTCGGTGACGAAGACGCCGCAGGCCGGGGTGGTGGAGGTCTCGCACGAGGTCGCCCGCGTTCTCGACGACCGGCGCGACGCGCTCGGCTCCGACGTCGCGTTCACCACGATCTTCGATCAGGCACCGTACATCGAGCAGTCCATCCACGACCTGTCGACCGAGGGAGCGCTGGGCCTGGCTTTCGCCATCGGCGTGATCCTGCTGTTCCTGCTGTCGGTGCGGGCCACGATCATCACCGCGATCTCGATCCCGCTCTCGCTGCTCATCGCCATGATCGGTCTCGCCGTCGGCGGCTTCTCGTTGAGCATCCTGACCCTCGCCGCGCTCACCATCGCCGTCGGCCGCGTGGTCGACGACTCGATCGTGGTGATCGAGAACATCGCTCGGCATCGCGAAACCGGGGTATCGACGGACCCTGGCATCGTGCAGGCGGTGCGTGAGGTGGCCGGCGCCATCACGGCTTCCACGCTCACCACGGTGGCGGTCTTCGCGCCGATCGCCTTCGTGCCGGGCATCACGGGTGAGCTGTTCCGACCGTTCGCGGTCACCGTCACGATCGCTCTGCTCGCGTCTCTGCTCGTGTCTCTCACCGTCGTGCCGGTGCTGGCGTCATGGGTCATGCGGAGGCCGCCCCGTCCGCTCTCTCCGGAGAGGTTCGCCGCTCTCCAACGACGTCGCCGCCAGCGGGAGGACCGAGAGGCGGAGCGCCGTCGACAGGTGGTCGAGCGAGAGAACGAGCGTCGCCGTCGTCGTGGCGTGCCCGGCATCGTCGCCGGGCAGGGGACCGAGCCCCTCGACCGTCTCCAGGCCGCGTACGTTCCGCTCCTGCATCTCGCCCTTCGCCGGCCGGCGGGCACCCTGGCCGTCGCCGTCGTCGTCTTCGTGCTCACCGTCGTCGCGTCGGGTGCGCTGCGTGAGAGCTTCTTCGACGACGACGGTCAGCGCACGGTCTCGGTGACGCAGGCCATGCCTCCCGGCCTGTCTCTGCCCGCAGCGAGCGAGCGAGCCGCGCAGATCGAGGAGATCCTCGATGCCGACGACGATGTCGCGACCGCCCTCACCAACGTGACCGAGAAATCTGTCACCCACACCGTGATCCTGAACGACGATGCCGACCCCCAGATCGCCGTGGCGAGGCTCCGGGCGGAGCTGTCGTCGGTCCAGGGCGTCGGTCAGATCGCCGTGCACGGCACCTCTTCGACAGGAAACTCCGACCTCACCGTCACGGTGTCGGGTGCTTCTGAGAAGTCCCTCGCCGCCGGAGCCGAGCAGGTGCGGGCGGCGCTCGCCGAGCTGCGCGATCTCGAGGGCCTTCGCACCGATGCCGTCGCCGACGAGCCGATCCTTGCGGTGAGCGTGGACCAGCGTCGCGCCGCCCAGTACGGCTTCACGCAGGCGGAGGTGGGCCGGGCGATCCACGACAGTCTGCGGGGAGCGAGCGTCGGCACCGTCGAGCTCGACGGACATCGCCACGAGGTGGTCCTGCGTGGTCAGGCCAACGACGCCACCCCGGCGCAGATCGCCGGCTTCGAGCTCCCGGTCTCGGCCCTCCAGCAGGCGACCGCGCAGAAGCGGGCCTCCGATGCGCTCGTCGTCGCGCAGAACGCTGAGCAGGCCGCCGCTGAAGCGCGACAGGACGAGAGCCTGAGCGATCAACTCGCCGAGACGCGGTCGGCGCGCTCCTCCGCGCAGACGCAGCTCGCCGATCTGGTCGCTCAGCTGAACACGCTCCTCACCGCGAGCCCGCCGCCGGCGTCGACGACGCCCCCGGCCGATCCGGCCCCAGATCCCGCCGCCGCCGCTCAGCAGGCGGCCGCGGCGCAGGCGAGCGTCGACGCTCTCGCCGACAGCCTCGGCGAGGCGCAGCGTCACGAGCAGATCGCTCAGCTGCAGCAGAGCATCGCTCAGGTGCGGGCATCGATCGCGCAGCTCGGCACGCAGATCGACGGCCTCATCGAGACCCGCGACGAGACCGTGGCGCAGCGGGCCCGCGCGGCCGCCCTCGCCGATCAGCAGAAGGCCCTCGCCGATGTGAGGGCGACCCCCATCGAGGTCGGAGACATCGCCACCGTCGCGACCTCGACCGGTCCTTCCTCGATCACCCGTACCGACGGGATGCGCGCGATCACCCTCACCGCGACACCGACGGGCGGCGACCCCGGGGGCGTGCTCCTCAACGTGGAGGCCGCTCTCGGTCTCGTGGAGCTGCCCGACGGCGTCACCGTGAGTCTGGGCGGTGGCGCCACCGAGCAGGATGCCTCGCTGGCCCACCTCGCCCTCGCGATGCTCGCTGCCATCGCCATCGTGTTCCTGATCATGGCCGCAACCTTCCGGAGTCTCGCGCAGTCGCTGATCCTGCTCGTGTCGATCCCGTTCGCGGCCACGGGCGCCATCGCCCTCATGTTGGCGACCGACACGCCGCTGGGGATCCCCGCCATGATCGGCATGCTCATGCTCGTCGGCATCGTCGTCACCAACGCCATCGTGCTCGTCGACCTCGTCAACGGCCGTCGTGCTGCGGGCCACGACCTGCTGTCGGCGGTGATCGACGGCGCCCGGCTCCGTCTGCGCCCGATCCTCATGACGGCGGCCGCGACGGTGCTCGCGCTCGTTCCGATGGCGCTGGGGTTCACGGGTGGCGGCGTCTTCGTCTCGCGCGCGCTGGCGATCGTGGTCATCGGCGGGCTGATCTCGTCGACGCTGCTGACGCTCGTTCTCGTGCCGGTGCTGTACCTGCTCGTGGAGCGCCGCAAAGAGCGCCGCGCTCAACAGCGTCGCGCGCGAGAAGGGTCGACCGCCCCCGCCGCCGACGGGGCGTGA
- a CDS encoding enoyl-CoA hydratase/isomerase family protein translates to MAESLRIEARGDRVVATLDRPERRNAIDQAMVDELHALCGELEEHPRTLILTGAGGVFAAGADIAQLRDRTGDDARRGINATVFDRIRHLPMPVIAAVDGYALGGGAELAYAADLRLGTPRVRFGNPEPGLGIIAAAGASWRLPEIVGHSRASELLLTARVIDADEALAWGLLSSIHEPQDLLDSAHAVADRIAANSARATILTKRALLAPRNAHPTIDGELQAELFDSADKHARMTAFLERKKR, encoded by the coding sequence ATGGCTGAGTCCCTCCGCATCGAGGCCCGTGGCGACCGCGTCGTCGCCACGCTCGATCGACCGGAGCGCCGCAATGCGATCGATCAGGCGATGGTCGACGAGCTGCATGCGCTCTGCGGTGAGCTCGAGGAGCACCCGCGCACCCTCATCCTCACCGGAGCCGGCGGCGTCTTCGCCGCGGGGGCCGACATCGCCCAGCTCCGCGACCGCACCGGCGATGACGCCCGCCGAGGGATCAACGCCACGGTGTTCGACCGCATCCGCCACCTTCCGATGCCCGTCATCGCGGCCGTCGACGGGTACGCGCTGGGCGGGGGAGCGGAGCTCGCCTACGCCGCCGACCTCCGTCTGGGAACCCCGCGGGTGCGTTTCGGCAACCCCGAACCCGGTCTCGGCATCATCGCCGCAGCGGGGGCCTCGTGGCGTCTGCCCGAGATCGTCGGCCACTCCCGAGCGAGTGAACTGCTGCTCACCGCCCGCGTGATCGACGCCGACGAAGCGCTCGCCTGGGGGCTGCTCTCGAGCATCCACGAGCCCCAGGACCTGCTCGACTCCGCTCACGCGGTCGCCGACCGGATCGCCGCGAACTCCGCACGCGCGACGATCCTCACCAAGCGCGCCCTGCTCGCCCCGCGCAACGCGCACCCCACCATCGACGGCGAGCTGCAGGCGGAGCTCTTCGACAGCGCAGACAAGCACGCCCGCATGACCGCGTTCCTCGAGAGGAAGAAGAGATGA
- a CDS encoding beta-ketoacyl synthase N-terminal-like domain-containing protein, whose amino-acid sequence MSDVVVTGVGLVSAYGRGVPALLDGLFAGRAPAVGASDDAATRPIDRAVLDGAAPSSWLASAIGEALAEARWPENSPPPLLLLAAQAEAPPGEQNALYAPITVVADARRWERPLVVSHACASALFAIHLAARLIRAGIHDAVLVAGASVCNPYASESLRVVKAIGTAPSRPFDRERDGILVGEGAGAVLLERAAAPAARGATPLAALAASVAEIGGRSSVASDPDVVYACMARALDEAGATGVDYVHAHATGTVQGDAAELEAVSRLVAERGWPAVAVSSHKGALGHLLHASAFPGIAVAVAAVREGGIPTTVGLRDPVEVEGVHLPVEGPALRRDRPVEHALVNAFGFGGNNASVLLRRISPATPHHTTESPELG is encoded by the coding sequence ATGAGCGATGTCGTCGTCACGGGTGTCGGGCTGGTGTCGGCCTATGGCCGCGGAGTACCGGCACTGCTCGACGGCCTCTTCGCCGGCCGCGCGCCCGCCGTCGGCGCGAGCGATGACGCGGCGACGCGGCCCATCGATCGCGCCGTACTCGACGGTGCCGCCCCGTCCTCATGGCTCGCGTCGGCGATCGGTGAGGCCCTCGCCGAGGCGCGGTGGCCGGAGAACTCGCCGCCGCCCCTCCTGCTGCTCGCGGCCCAGGCCGAGGCGCCGCCCGGCGAGCAGAACGCTCTCTACGCGCCGATCACCGTCGTGGCGGACGCGCGGCGCTGGGAACGGCCGCTCGTCGTCTCGCACGCGTGCGCGAGCGCGCTGTTCGCGATCCACCTCGCCGCGAGACTGATCCGCGCCGGCATCCACGACGCCGTCCTCGTCGCGGGGGCGTCGGTGTGCAATCCCTATGCGAGCGAGAGCCTGCGGGTGGTCAAGGCGATCGGGACCGCGCCCTCGCGTCCCTTCGATCGCGAGCGCGACGGCATCCTGGTCGGCGAGGGTGCCGGTGCGGTTCTTCTGGAGCGCGCGGCGGCCCCGGCCGCTCGTGGCGCCACGCCCCTCGCCGCGCTCGCAGCATCGGTCGCCGAGATCGGCGGGCGTTCCTCGGTCGCCTCCGACCCGGATGTCGTCTACGCCTGCATGGCACGAGCGCTCGACGAGGCCGGCGCGACCGGAGTCGACTACGTGCACGCGCATGCGACCGGCACGGTGCAGGGTGATGCGGCCGAGCTCGAGGCCGTGTCGCGACTCGTCGCGGAGCGCGGGTGGCCGGCGGTCGCCGTCTCGTCGCACAAGGGCGCTCTCGGCCACCTGCTGCACGCCTCTGCCTTCCCCGGCATCGCCGTGGCCGTCGCCGCCGTGCGGGAAGGGGGCATACCGACGACCGTGGGGCTGCGCGATCCCGTCGAGGTCGAGGGCGTTCACCTCCCCGTCGAGGGACCTGCGCTCCGCCGCGACCGGCCGGTCGAGCACGCCCTGGTCAACGCCTTCGGATTCGGCGGCAACAACGCCAGCGTGCTCCTCCGACGGATCAGTCCCGCCACCCCGCACCACACGACCGAGTCCCCGGAACTCGGCTGA
- a CDS encoding 3-hydroxyacyl-CoA dehydrogenase family protein: MTSPVTTTVQDTASVPAVVGVLGGGRMGAGIAHAFLIAGARVHVVERDTAAAAAARERVEAALTRSAQRGMRIPDAGTLTTGTDTDAFAEAGLVIEAVPEDRALKLDALARIEETVRGEAVVASNTSSISIDALAASLRRPRRFLGLHFFNPVPASALVEVVTGADTAPEVVTRATRWVEAIGKTAVVVRDAPGFASSRLGVALGLEAIRMLEEGVASARDIDTAMELGYRHPMGPLRTTDVVGLDVRLGIAEELERAYGARFTPPALLRDLVAQGHLGRKTGRGFYEWSE, translated from the coding sequence ATGACCTCCCCCGTCACCACCACGGTCCAAGACACGGCATCCGTCCCCGCCGTCGTCGGTGTGCTCGGCGGCGGCCGCATGGGGGCCGGCATCGCCCACGCGTTCCTGATCGCGGGAGCCCGCGTGCACGTGGTCGAGCGCGACACCGCCGCAGCTGCCGCCGCTCGCGAACGCGTCGAGGCGGCACTGACGCGTTCCGCCCAGAGGGGCATGCGGATCCCGGATGCCGGCACCCTCACGACCGGCACCGACACCGACGCGTTCGCCGAGGCGGGCCTCGTGATCGAGGCCGTCCCCGAAGACCGCGCTCTCAAGCTCGACGCCCTCGCGCGCATCGAGGAGACCGTGCGCGGCGAGGCGGTCGTGGCATCCAACACCTCCTCCATCTCGATCGACGCGCTCGCCGCGTCGCTCCGACGCCCCCGACGCTTCCTCGGCCTGCACTTCTTCAACCCCGTGCCGGCATCGGCGCTGGTCGAGGTCGTGACGGGCGCCGACACCGCGCCCGAGGTCGTGACGCGCGCGACCCGATGGGTGGAGGCCATCGGCAAGACCGCTGTCGTCGTGCGCGATGCGCCGGGCTTCGCGTCGAGCCGCCTCGGGGTCGCCCTGGGCCTCGAGGCCATCCGCATGCTCGAGGAGGGCGTCGCCTCGGCGCGAGACATCGATACCGCGATGGAGCTGGGCTACCGGCATCCGATGGGCCCCCTCCGCACCACCGACGTCGTCGGGCTCGATGTGCGCCTGGGCATCGCCGAGGAGCTCGAGCGCGCGTACGGCGCGCGCTTCACCCCGCCCGCCTTGCTGCGCGATCTCGTCGCCCAGGGGCACCTGGGCCGAAAGACCGGCCGCGGATTCTACGAATGGAGCGAATGA
- a CDS encoding MFS transporter, giving the protein MSARDPRESRWSFLRCAAALTRGPADLLDFVVPLWAGLALGLDATAIGLLVALELVVSCAARPLAGWAADRADRRVVAAFGAVIYGLGVAGYALATDGVVAVAFAAAVVSGVGGSVLWVALRAMVSEQYVSDATAFASLVSAEETGAWIAFVAGLSALGAVGYTGLFLLSALACLAGAVLVALLPAERSRQERSPGPARGLVRRLAPLLGAVVGSTAAEAGIGIVLLIHLQKHFELGVIEAAWVFLPGAIALAVLPKPLHVVVVRIGRRRALLIAAGLSCAFAVGLAFAPTPTVIGILWVLSAVAWAIVMPVEQAVVAESTGRSRFGTAMGAYEAAALAGGAVGTALAGIAYEVGSWQVACVVLAAIALLGGLAAPWALRAMDAADRPAPMVAEAGEAS; this is encoded by the coding sequence ATGTCAGCTCGTGATCCGCGGGAATCGAGGTGGTCGTTCCTGCGCTGTGCCGCGGCGTTGACGCGGGGCCCCGCTGACCTGCTGGACTTCGTCGTTCCCCTCTGGGCGGGCCTGGCCCTCGGTCTGGATGCCACGGCCATCGGTCTTCTCGTGGCCCTCGAGCTGGTGGTGTCGTGCGCGGCCCGCCCGCTGGCGGGCTGGGCGGCGGATCGCGCCGACCGGCGCGTGGTCGCGGCCTTCGGTGCCGTGATCTACGGTCTGGGGGTCGCGGGGTACGCTCTCGCGACGGACGGCGTCGTCGCGGTCGCGTTCGCCGCGGCCGTCGTGAGCGGGGTGGGCGGTTCCGTGCTGTGGGTGGCGCTGCGCGCGATGGTGAGCGAGCAGTACGTGTCGGACGCGACGGCGTTCGCGAGCCTGGTGTCGGCGGAAGAGACCGGTGCGTGGATCGCCTTCGTCGCTGGGCTGTCGGCGCTGGGCGCCGTCGGGTACACCGGCCTGTTCCTGCTGTCTGCCCTCGCCTGTCTGGCCGGTGCGGTGCTCGTGGCGCTCCTGCCCGCCGAGCGGTCTCGTCAGGAACGCTCTCCCGGCCCGGCCCGCGGGCTCGTCCGGCGGCTCGCACCCCTGCTCGGCGCGGTCGTGGGCTCGACGGCTGCCGAGGCGGGCATCGGCATCGTGCTCCTGATCCATCTGCAGAAGCACTTCGAGCTCGGCGTGATCGAGGCCGCGTGGGTCTTTCTCCCGGGGGCCATCGCGCTCGCGGTCCTGCCGAAGCCGCTGCACGTCGTCGTCGTCCGTATCGGCCGCCGCAGGGCTCTGCTGATCGCCGCCGGTCTGAGCTGCGCCTTCGCGGTGGGCCTGGCGTTCGCCCCCACCCCGACGGTCATCGGGATCCTGTGGGTGCTGAGCGCCGTGGCCTGGGCCATCGTGATGCCCGTCGAGCAGGCCGTCGTCGCCGAGTCGACCGGTCGCTCGCGGTTCGGGACCGCGATGGGCGCCTACGAGGCCGCCGCCCTCGCGGGAGGCGCGGTCGGCACGGCTCTCGCGGGGATCGCCTACGAGGTCGGTTCGTGGCAGGTCGCGTGCGTCGTCCTCGCGGCGATCGCCCTGCTGGGAGGTCTGGCGGCGCCGTGGGCACTGCGGGCGATGGATGCCGCTGACCGGCCCGCACCGATGGTCGCCGAGGCGGGGGAGGCATCATGA
- a CDS encoding thiolase family protein yields the protein MAHAFLIGGARTPVGRYGGALASVRPDDLAALVVGEAAARAGVPAEAIDEVILGAANQAGEDNRNVARMAVLLAGLPDSIPGLTVNRLCASGMSAIALAAQAIRAGDADVIVAGGVESMTRAPWVQAKPERAWAKPGAAYDTSIGWRFTNPRLAARDKATFTMPETAEEVARIDGVSRSDADAFALRSHERAVRAQDAGHFRDEIVAVETARGVVDTDEGPRRDTSLAALAGLRPVVTGGEVVTAGNSSSLNDGASAIVVASAEAVERHGLRPRARIVAHASAALAPEIMGLGPVPATEKALAKAGLSASDLGAVELNEAFASQSLACMRRLGLDPRIVNADGGAIALGHPLGSSGSRLLVTLLGRLEREDARYGLATMCVGVGQGTAMIVERVDG from the coding sequence ATGGCGCATGCGTTTCTCATCGGCGGTGCGCGCACCCCGGTCGGGCGGTACGGCGGGGCTCTGGCATCCGTTCGGCCCGACGACCTGGCGGCGCTCGTGGTCGGCGAAGCGGCGGCCCGCGCGGGCGTTCCCGCCGAGGCGATCGACGAGGTCATCCTGGGCGCCGCGAATCAGGCCGGTGAGGACAACCGCAACGTCGCCCGCATGGCCGTTCTGCTCGCGGGGCTGCCCGACTCCATCCCCGGCCTCACCGTCAACCGCCTCTGCGCCTCGGGCATGAGCGCGATCGCGCTCGCCGCGCAGGCGATCCGCGCGGGCGATGCCGACGTGATCGTCGCGGGCGGCGTCGAATCCATGACTCGTGCTCCCTGGGTGCAGGCGAAGCCCGAGAGGGCGTGGGCGAAACCCGGGGCGGCGTACGACACGTCGATCGGCTGGCGCTTCACCAATCCGCGCCTCGCCGCGCGCGACAAAGCCACCTTCACCATGCCCGAGACGGCCGAAGAGGTCGCCCGGATCGACGGCGTCTCGCGCTCCGATGCCGACGCCTTCGCGCTCCGCAGCCACGAGCGGGCGGTCCGGGCTCAGGATGCCGGGCACTTCCGCGACGAGATCGTCGCCGTCGAGACCGCTCGCGGCGTGGTCGATACCGACGAGGGCCCGCGCCGCGACACATCCCTGGCTGCGCTCGCGGGGCTCCGGCCGGTCGTGACGGGCGGCGAGGTCGTGACCGCGGGCAATTCCAGCTCGCTCAACGACGGGGCATCGGCGATCGTGGTGGCCAGTGCCGAGGCGGTCGAACGCCATGGCCTGCGCCCTCGCGCCCGGATCGTCGCGCACGCCTCCGCCGCGCTGGCGCCAGAGATCATGGGGCTCGGTCCGGTGCCCGCGACCGAGAAGGCGCTCGCGAAGGCCGGGCTGTCGGCATCCGACCTGGGGGCCGTCGAACTCAATGAGGCATTCGCCTCGCAGTCGCTGGCGTGCATGCGTCGACTCGGACTCGACCCCCGGATCGTCAACGCCGACGGCGGGGCGATCGCGCTGGGGCATCCCCTCGGGTCGAGCGGGTCGCGTCTGCTTGTGACGCTGCTGGGGCGGCTCGAGCGCGAGGACGCGCGGTACGGCCTGGCGACGATGTGCGTCGGCGTGGGGCAGGGGACGGCGATGATCGTGGAGCGGGTCGATGGCTGA
- the paaZ gene encoding phenylacetic acid degradation bifunctional protein PaaZ, with product MMTFLPSYVNGHWWVPEGDPDAAIVRDASTGVEIVRISTTGLDLAAAVAYARETGQKSLGALTFHERAMVLKNLAIALNERREELYVLSERSGSTRRDSLSDVDGGIGVLFTFSSKARRELPAGRVVLDGPIEPLSKDGTFLGRHVYTRLPGIAVQINAFNFPMWGALEKFAPAFLAGLPTIVKPATPTAYIAEAWVRIVVETGLLPEGSLQLVSGSVPGLFDLLDLGDTVGFTGSASTAERLRAHAKPGVRFTSETDSINASILGPDAVPGTPEFDAYVKQLLVELTTKAGQKCTAIRRAIVPKGMTDAVAQALRDRIAERVVIGDPRAEGVTMGPVVSIEQRDEVLRQVRALAGAGGRFVVGSAEAPSGVPADGAFLQPMLFAFADAATPAVNDIEAFGPVASIVEYADVAEAAEIVGRGGGSLVTSVATHDPDVATELLTRMGAMNGRVLFLDRDDARTSTGHGAPVPHLVHGGPGRAGGGEELGGIRSVLHYMQRTAIQGSPRMLTALTGVWHPGADTDTAGAHPFRKPLADLRIGDAVESVEREVTLDDIEVFANFTGDTFYAHMDEESAAANPFFPGRVAHGYLLVSWAAGLFVDPAPGPVLANSGLENLRFVTPVSPGDRIRVALTAKQITPRETDDYGEVRWDAVIRNQHDEIVAQYDVLTLVAKTWQPAPAAVLA from the coding sequence ATGATGACGTTTCTCCCCAGCTACGTGAACGGCCACTGGTGGGTCCCCGAAGGCGACCCGGATGCCGCGATCGTCCGCGACGCGTCGACGGGCGTCGAGATCGTGCGCATCAGCACGACGGGTCTCGACCTCGCCGCCGCCGTCGCCTACGCCCGCGAGACCGGTCAGAAGAGCCTCGGCGCCCTCACCTTCCACGAGCGCGCGATGGTGCTGAAGAACCTCGCCATCGCGTTGAACGAGCGTCGCGAGGAGCTCTACGTCCTGTCGGAGCGCTCCGGCTCGACGCGGCGCGACTCCCTCAGCGACGTCGACGGCGGCATCGGGGTGCTCTTCACCTTCTCGTCGAAGGCGCGGCGCGAGCTTCCCGCCGGCAGGGTCGTGCTCGACGGTCCGATCGAGCCCCTGTCGAAGGACGGCACGTTCCTCGGGAGGCACGTCTACACGCGTCTGCCGGGAATCGCGGTGCAGATCAACGCCTTCAATTTCCCGATGTGGGGCGCGCTCGAGAAGTTCGCTCCCGCCTTCCTCGCCGGCCTTCCCACGATCGTCAAGCCCGCGACCCCCACGGCCTACATCGCCGAGGCGTGGGTGCGCATCGTCGTCGAGACCGGCCTGCTTCCCGAGGGCTCGCTGCAGCTGGTGAGCGGGAGCGTCCCGGGTCTGTTCGATCTGCTCGACCTCGGCGACACGGTCGGCTTCACCGGCAGCGCCTCGACCGCCGAGCGGCTGCGCGCCCACGCCAAGCCCGGTGTGCGCTTCACGAGCGAGACCGACTCGATCAATGCCTCGATCCTCGGTCCCGATGCCGTGCCCGGCACCCCCGAGTTCGACGCGTACGTCAAGCAGCTGCTCGTCGAACTGACCACCAAGGCGGGCCAGAAGTGCACCGCGATCCGCCGCGCGATCGTGCCGAAGGGGATGACGGATGCCGTGGCGCAGGCGCTGCGCGACAGGATCGCCGAGCGCGTGGTCATCGGCGATCCGCGCGCCGAGGGCGTGACGATGGGCCCGGTCGTCTCGATCGAGCAGCGCGACGAGGTGCTGCGCCAGGTTCGCGCCCTCGCAGGCGCCGGCGGTCGCTTCGTCGTCGGTTCGGCGGAGGCACCTTCGGGGGTGCCCGCCGATGGCGCCTTCCTGCAGCCCATGCTCTTCGCCTTCGCGGATGCCGCGACACCGGCCGTCAACGACATCGAGGCCTTCGGTCCCGTCGCCAGCATCGTCGAGTACGCCGACGTCGCCGAGGCGGCCGAGATCGTCGGTCGCGGCGGCGGCTCGCTCGTCACGAGCGTCGCCACCCACGACCCCGACGTCGCCACCGAACTGCTCACGCGCATGGGGGCGATGAACGGCCGCGTGCTGTTCCTCGACCGCGACGATGCCCGCACCTCCACCGGGCATGGGGCACCCGTCCCGCACCTCGTCCACGGCGGGCCCGGTCGCGCCGGCGGCGGCGAGGAGCTCGGCGGCATCCGCTCGGTGCTCCACTACATGCAGCGCACGGCGATCCAGGGCTCGCCCCGCATGCTCACCGCGTTGACCGGGGTGTGGCATCCGGGAGCCGACACCGACACCGCGGGGGCGCACCCCTTCCGCAAACCCCTCGCCGACCTTCGGATCGGGGATGCCGTGGAGTCGGTCGAGCGCGAAGTCACCCTCGACGACATCGAGGTCTTCGCGAACTTCACCGGCGACACGTTCTACGCGCACATGGACGAGGAGTCGGCCGCGGCCAACCCCTTCTTCCCGGGGCGGGTCGCGCACGGCTACCTGCTCGTTTCGTGGGCGGCGGGGCTGTTCGTCGATCCGGCGCCGGGGCCGGTGCTTGCCAACTCCGGGCTCGAGAACCTCCGCTTCGTCACCCCCGTCTCACCCGGAGACCGCATCCGCGTCGCCCTGACGGCGAAGCAGATCACCCCACGCGAGACCGACGACTACGGCGAGGTGCGCTGGGACGCCGTGATCCGCAACCAGCACGACGAGATCGTCGCGCAGTACGACGTGCTGACGCTCGTGGCGAAGACATGGCAGCCTGCTCCCGCGGCGGTGCTCGCATG